The genomic DNA CATCAGTGAACTCTCTGAAAACGGCCTGGGGGTGCTGATGATCTCTTCAGAGCTTGAAGAACTCACCGAAGGCTGCCACCGGGTGGTGGTGCTCAGGGAAGGCAAAACCGCCGGTGAACTTGCTGGCACCATCACCGAACACCAGATCATGCACGCCATGGCTGGCACGGAAGGAGCCTCCCAGCATGCTTGAAAGCAAAATGCTCAAACCCAAAAACACCCCACCCCGAAAACCGCTGGATGTGCGCCAGATCCTGCAGCAGTACGGCGGAGTCCTCACCCTGCTGGTTTTGTTTGTGTTCAATGCGATTTTCACGCCGCATTTTCTGTCCTTGCAGACCCTGAACATCAACCTGACGCAGGTGGCGACCATTGTGATTGTGGGGGTGGGCATGACCCTGGTGATTGCCACCGGAGGGATTGACCTCTCCGTGGGCTCCCTGATGGCCATTTCGGGTGCGCTGGCTCCCCTGATCTTCCTGAACCATGCTTTTGAGGGCACGGTGCTGGGCAATGTGCTGGCCATGACCCTGCCGATTCTGCTGGCAGGCGTGTTCGGGATGTTCAATGGGTTTCTGATCACCCGTTTCCAGATGCAGCCCATCATTGCCACGTTGATTCTGTTCATTGCCGGACGCGGCATCGCCCAGGTGATGAGCGATGGCAAACTGCAGACCTTCACCAACCCCGGATTTGCTGAGCTGGGACAGGGCAAATGGCTGGGCATTCCCATCCAGGTGTACCTGATGGTGCTGGTGGTGGCTCTGGCGGTGTACCTGCTGAAATCCACGGTTTTTGGACGGCAGGTGGTTGCGGTGGGGGGCAACGAGAAAGCTTCAGAACTCGCCGGAATCCCCGTCCAGCAGGTGAAAATGTGGGTTTATGCGATCAGTGGCCTGCTGGCGGGACTTGCTGGCCTGATTGTGATCGCGGTGAATTCCTCCAGCGATGCCAACCAGGTCGGAGAGAACATGGAACTGGACGCCATTGCCGCTGTTGCGGTGGGTGGGACCCTGCTGGAAGGCGGAAAAGCCACCATCGTGGGAACATTGATTGGTGCCCTGATCATTCAGCTGATCCGTTACACCCTGCTGGCCCAGGGGGTGCCTGACGCGGTGGCCCTGGTGGTCAAGGGCCTGATCATTGTGGGCGCAGTGGCCCTGCAGAAAGAGCGGAGGAACTGAGATGCAAAACCTGCTGAAGCAAAATGGTGGGCTGCTTGCGCTCATTGTGCTGTTTGTTTTTGCCAGCCTGCGTTACACCGGATTTTTAAGCGAATACAACATCGAAAGCTTTCTCAGGTACAACGCCATGTTCGGGCTGATTGCCCTGGGGATGTTCTTTGTGATCATCACCGGAGGCATTGACCTCTCGGTGGGAAGCATGGCGGCTTTTGCCAGTGTGATTGCCGCCCTGATGAGCCCGTATGGTCTGCTGCCTGCTGTGCTGGTTCCGGTCTTGCTGTGTGCGGTGCTGGGGTTCTTAAATGGCCTGGTGATCACCCGCTTCAAGGTGATGCCTTTCGTGGTCACACTGGGGATGTTCCTGATTGCCAGAGGCCTCGCTTTGATCGCTTCGGGTCAGCAGACCGTGCTCTTAAGCAGCGAAAGTGGCGTGGGAAACCTGGGTCAGGGAGATTTCCTGGGTTTCCCCATTCCGGCCTGGATGCTGTTTGTGGCTTTTGCGCTGGGAACCGTGTTCTTGATCAAAGCCCCTTACGGACGTTTTGCCCTGACCATCGGAGGCAATGAAGAAGCCGCCCGCCTGATGGGCATTCCCGTAGAGAAAGTCAAACTGCTGGTGTACTCGCTGTCCAGCGCACTGGCCGGTCTGGCCGGGGTGATTCTGGCCACCCAGTTCAGTGCCGGACAGCCCAACGAGGGCATGGGCTGGGAACTCACCGCCATTGCTGCTGTGGTGGTGGGCGGAACCCTGCTCACCGGAGGGCGCGGCAGCGTGATCAACACCCTGGTGGGTGTGGTGCTGCTGGGCATGATTTTCACGGTGCTGAACTTCGAGAACGGCCTGGGGCACATCAACATCAACTCTTACTGGCAAACCGTGATCCGTGGCCTTTTCCTGCTGGTGGTGGTGCTGCTGCAAAGTTCTGGCACCCGCATCAAACTGAACCTGAACTGGAAATCTGCCTGAATGCTGGGTCTGGGCGTGTCTGGCCTGCGAAACCAAAATATGGATCTGGCTTTTGGGATTGTTTTGCTGGCTCAGCAAGGCACGCAGCAGGAGATTTTAGAGCATCTTGCAGAATAAGAGGTTGTTTCGCAGGTTCGTGTTGTTTGAACCGTAGGGATTCTTTTGAATCCCCAGGGTTCACTGATCAACGCAGCAAATCCCCAGATTGGTGAACGATCACAGGTTTCTGACATGCAGCTGTGCAGCAGAATCCATCCAGAATGCCCCTGGAAAGCCAATTCCTGACAGAGGAATGTGCAACCAGAACGGTGCGGCTGAATGTGCGAGCATGTTTGGTTTTTGGCTTGACAGGACCTCAAAAAATAAATTAGAATGTGATCGTTCACAAACACGATCGATTCCCGCTTTTCCAGAGCATTGGGAAGCATGGTGTTCTTGTG from Deinococcus roseus includes the following:
- a CDS encoding ABC transporter permease; its protein translation is MLESKMLKPKNTPPRKPLDVRQILQQYGGVLTLLVLFVFNAIFTPHFLSLQTLNINLTQVATIVIVGVGMTLVIATGGIDLSVGSLMAISGALAPLIFLNHAFEGTVLGNVLAMTLPILLAGVFGMFNGFLITRFQMQPIIATLILFIAGRGIAQVMSDGKLQTFTNPGFAELGQGKWLGIPIQVYLMVLVVALAVYLLKSTVFGRQVVAVGGNEKASELAGIPVQQVKMWVYAISGLLAGLAGLIVIAVNSSSDANQVGENMELDAIAAVAVGGTLLEGGKATIVGTLIGALIIQLIRYTLLAQGVPDAVALVVKGLIIVGAVALQKERRN
- a CDS encoding ABC transporter permease, with the protein product MQNLLKQNGGLLALIVLFVFASLRYTGFLSEYNIESFLRYNAMFGLIALGMFFVIITGGIDLSVGSMAAFASVIAALMSPYGLLPAVLVPVLLCAVLGFLNGLVITRFKVMPFVVTLGMFLIARGLALIASGQQTVLLSSESGVGNLGQGDFLGFPIPAWMLFVAFALGTVFLIKAPYGRFALTIGGNEEAARLMGIPVEKVKLLVYSLSSALAGLAGVILATQFSAGQPNEGMGWELTAIAAVVVGGTLLTGGRGSVINTLVGVVLLGMIFTVLNFENGLGHININSYWQTVIRGLFLLVVVLLQSSGTRIKLNLNWKSA